From a region of the Mycobacteroides saopaulense genome:
- a CDS encoding TIGR03618 family F420-dependent PPOX class oxidoreductase, which yields MTSIHDPAVRKFLDSTPALIGQLGYLGVDGRPLILPVWYRLAEDHLQFVTHLSSRKVKALQRDPRAVITVATQTEPYLYVQLQGEAKVESDESEVRATLIDITSRYLGADRAELYVDEHHSAPGEAIVHVHPVRVHTGL from the coding sequence ATGACCTCGATCCACGATCCGGCCGTCCGAAAGTTCCTCGACTCCACGCCCGCCCTGATAGGGCAATTGGGATATCTCGGCGTCGACGGCCGGCCACTGATTCTGCCCGTCTGGTACCGGCTCGCCGAGGATCACCTACAGTTCGTCACGCACCTGAGTTCTCGTAAAGTCAAGGCCTTGCAACGTGATCCGCGCGCGGTCATCACGGTGGCGACTCAAACCGAGCCCTACCTATACGTCCAGCTCCAGGGTGAGGCCAAGGTGGAATCCGACGAATCCGAGGTTCGAGCGACACTGATCGACATCACCTCCCGGTACCTGGGAGCCGACCGCGCCGAGCTCTACGTGGACGAGCACCACAGCGCCCCCGGCGAAGCGATCGTGCACGTGCACCCCGTACGCGTTCACACGGGACTCTAG